The genomic DNA AGGGCACTTGGGTCGGCTGGGTCTTTGAGTATGCATGGCTCTAGCTTACCATTCATACAGAAAACTACCTTATCGCCAGTCAGGGCGTTGAGGGCGTCCATAAGATAGCGAGAATTAAGTGTCACCGCACCATTGCCTGAGGCTATGGCTGCCACCGCAGAGCTGTTTTCACCAACCTGAGACGCAACAGATTTAACAGACAGCTCATTCTTGGTGTCGTCAACCTCTATCTGGATGCTGCCGGCTGCTTCGCGGGCAAACAAGCTTGCCACCTTGGTTGCGGCAAGTAGCTCGCTTTTTAGAGTTTCGGCCGAGACTTCAAACTTGGCCGGTATCAGCTTGCGGTAGTCTGGATAATTGCCGTCGATCAGACGTGAAATCACCTCTACGTCACCCGCCTGGAAACGCACTTGCTGTTCGTCAAAAGTAAGGGTAGTCTCTTCGTTGTTGTGATCCCCAAATATCCTTAAGAGTTCGCTCATGGTGGTGGCTGGGACCAGTAGCTTTACCTCTTCTTTGACACCGCTGGTAGTTTTTTCGGCTAGACGATAGCTGTCGGTTGCGGCAAGTGTTAGTTTGGAAGCATGGCTGTGAACGTAAACGCTAGTCAGCACTGGCCTTGTATCGTCGCTACTGGCAGCGAAAACGCTTTGCTGAAGGGCTTTCTTGAAGTCGGCGGTTTTTAGTTTAATGGTTTTGCCGTTCGTAATTGCTGGCATCACAGGAAATTCGTCCGGGTTCATTCCGTTGATAGTAGACGTGTACTTGCCGGTGCTAATCTTGAGTTTAAAATCATCGCTCTGAAGCTCGACCACATCATTTGGCAGATTACTAACAAAATCCTGTAGCAGGCGAGCGGGTATGGTTAGCGAGCCTTCCTCGGTTACTTTTGCGCCAATAGTTTCGGTGATTGCAATGTCGAGATTAGTGCCGGCAATTACTAGCCGGTTGTCGACTGTTTTAAGTAGAATGTTAGCTAAGATAGGAAGGGAGTTGCGGTTACTGGCAACACGCGACACGGCACTTAGTGCGCGGTGCAGGTTTTCTTGGGTTACTTGAAGCTTCATGAATTCTCCTTATATATTATTTATATTCTTAGTTATTTTAATAAGGCCTGTGGAAGATGGGTATAACCCCAACAACAACAGATCAAAAAAAGTATTTTTGGCTGGGCTAGAGCTGTGGTTTAATCGATGGTTCGAGGTAAAACTTATAAACAGGCACCTAAGACCAAGTGCCGTGCTGTTCACAAACCCAGGCGCTTTCACACAAGCAGATACTATAACTAGCCACATACTTTCCACAAGTCTATGCATAGAGTTTTTCCTTTATCTCAATTATGTGTTGGCGGGTGTGCGGGTCAATGTTCATGTCTGCCTCGATTTTCTCCACCGAATGTATGGCGGTGGTGTGGTCTTTCCGCCCAAGCTCGCGGGCAATTTTGGGGAAACTAAGGTGAAGCTCGCTACGGAGCAGATACATAGCAACTTGCCTTGGATAGACAATCTCCTTGTCGCGCTTCGGCCCAACCATCTCGTCTAAGCCTATCTGGAAATGACGTGCGGTTTTTTCAACCAAGGACCTAGCACTAATGTGCTTCGGTCTGTTTTTGCTATTACCAAGCAAGCTGGAGGCAATGACTAGGTCTGGTTTAAGCCCGCGCATTTCACAGAAAGCCAGCAGCTGGTTTAGTGCACCCTCAAGTTCGCGAATGTTAGTCTGGATTAATCGGGCAAGGTATTCAACAACATCTTGCGGCAACTCAGCCCCAGCCTGCTCGGCCTTGGTTTGGATAATAGCGCAACGAGTTTCGAAGTCGGGGTTTTGCATGTCGATGGCCATGCCCCAAGTGAAACGACTGCGCAACCGATCTTCTAGGGTTGGAATGTCGCGAGGCGGCTTGTCGCTACTTAAAATAATCTGTTTGTTTGCCTGGTGTAGGGCATTAAATGTGTGGAAGAACTCTTCTTGGGTTTTTTCTTTGCCGGCTATAAACTGGATGTCATCGACGATC from Candidatus Saccharibacteria bacterium includes the following:
- the dnaN gene encoding DNA polymerase III subunit beta: MKLQVTQENLHRALSAVSRVASNRNSLPILANILLKTVDNRLVIAGTNLDIAITETIGAKVTEEGSLTIPARLLQDFVSNLPNDVVELQSDDFKLKISTGKYTSTINGMNPDEFPVMPAITNGKTIKLKTADFKKALQQSVFAASSDDTRPVLTSVYVHSHASKLTLAATDSYRLAEKTTSGVKEEVKLLVPATTMSELLRIFGDHNNEETTLTFDEQQVRFQAGDVEVISRLIDGNYPDYRKLIPAKFEVSAETLKSELLAATKVASLFAREAAGSIQIEVDDTKNELSVKSVASQVGENSSAVAAIASGNGAVTLNSRYLMDALNALTGDKVVFCMNGKLEPCILKDPADPSALQVVMPVKS
- the dnaA gene encoding chromosomal replication initiator protein DnaA — its product is MRIEKRGNKQVQELSGIWQAVLGEIELLISRGSFMTWFKNTHLLKHDGDNAVIGVPNIFIKQQLERRHTDQILELLKKNGLNLRSISFKIHSGPVKSRSSDDAVILNLPEETTQSERRNTLSHSYRQGINEKYTFENFIVGSGNELAYAACQAIASKPGSKYNPLFLYGGVGIGKTHLIQAVGNAIAARRKDARVVYVSTEQFVQEFLDAIRYKKNTDFASYYRSADVLIVDDIQFIAGKEKTQEEFFHTFNALHQANKQIILSSDKPPRDIPTLEDRLRSRFTWGMAIDMQNPDFETRCAIIQTKAEQAGAELPQDVVEYLARLIQTNIRELEGALNQLLAFCEMRGLKPDLVIASSLLGNSKNRPKHISARSLVEKTARHFQIGLDEMVGPKRDKEIVYPRQVAMYLLRSELHLSFPKIARELGRKDHTTAIHSVEKIEADMNIDPHTRQHIIEIKEKLYA